GTAGTGTTATTACCCTTTAAGACCTTTTTAAGGGTAGAGGTTCGAACCTCACCAAGATAAAAATGATAGAATATTTCCTCGATGGACCCTAGGAGTTTCGGATAAACTCCATGAACCCCTTTAAGCTCTCCTCAGAGTTGGGAGGCAAAACGTCGTGGCTAAAACCAAAGCATAGACACTTAAATACAATACTTCCACTATCCGAGGTCTAGATTGGCTGCTCAGAGGACGATACTTTAAAGACTTCTCTCAATAATAGAGTTGATTCCTCCTCATCATtacccaaaataataatataagcaAACCTAAACAAGCTTGAGTTAGTCATTTATAGATGTAGATaggttttgaaaaaatttaatatgCATTCTTTATGTTAGATCAAATTCAAATTAACCATATATAATATTGATATCTTACGTAAACCTGAACTCAACCCATTCTTTGCATATACAGCTCTACCCAAAACCGAAGATTAACTtgctttatattataaaattgggGAATTCAGAAGCTCTTTAGCCAATGCTACATGTGATTTTAGGATActtccttttaaattttcttctttttttttaaaaaaaaagagaagtcaTTGTCTATAGAGTTTTCACATGCATAATGAGCATTTAGTAATAATTTGTAGTCTTGTCTCCTTCAAATTACAAACCATCTTTAGCAAGAGTAGCTAATTCGTAATAAAAACTGAAAAAACATGATTAGAAGCCACATCAACATGAAACATATCTTCTATTGGATTCAATTACAAATACGAAAACTTGAGCAGAACTGAAgtcattttttaaaactttggaacacggtaagaaaaaaaatgataatggcATAAATTTGAGCAGCAATAGCCCATGGCTTGGAAAAATAGTTATGAACATAAGCAGCACGCCATTTGGGCAACCATTTTCGGCAATGATCATTAAGTTGGTTGCATAGATCAGCATAATAGAAATCTTTCACGTAGGTGTCATTGTAAAGCTTGTTGAAGAAGTGCGTTGCATCCTCGGGGCTTAACCAATTATCCAAAACTACCTTCTTACATAATATTTCCATGTCATGTGGGGTGTCGATTAGGTTGTCCATGATCTTGGCGTAGGAAGTGAAAACAGGCTTACAATGGGGCAAGCATTGCTCGTAGCTGATGAGGTTCCGGAAGATGGTCTCTGTTGTTTCTTGAATTAGCAAAGATGGGATTTCGAGTACACCATTACTGTACTTTATATCCAAAATGCTTTTCACATTCACTACTCTTCGGAATTTTACCCCTGCTTCATTCAGTCTTGTTGCAGATGGGATTGGTTGCCATTCCGAGGGTTGCTTATTTAACTGCTTTTTCCTCTCATATAACTCTACTTCTTCGGATGGTAAAACCAAAGACAACCTTAGCAGATCAAGGATATGTTTGATTTCTTTTTCGAAAAAGAGGGAAGGGTTTATAGGGTTTTCATATGAAAACATGGTTCTAAAAAATTGGAGGGCAAGTTCAACAAGGGACTTGGTTTCTGTAGAGGCTTTGGTTTTGTCGAACAAAAGCTGCAACACCAGCCAAGGTATCTGGTTTTCTAGCAAAATTAAGTCATGGTTGAGGAATTGAAGCATACATGACATTGAAAAAATTGGGTCATCATTCTCTTTAGCCACCACATCAGCATCCTTTCGAAACAGCTCGACGATGAAGCAACCATCCACCACCAACATTTCAAGAAATTCTTCTTCTGCAAGATCAATGTACCCCGCGTAACAGTCACGAGCTTttcctttgatttccttgacggAATTAAGGCATTCCCTTAACATTGCTTCTGGGTTGCTTGATCTGAGGAGGAGCTCTCGTAAATACTTGACCTTGATTTTCTCTGTTGCTTTCAAGTTTGGTTGGCAACGGTGAAAAGGCCCAAAGGCAAAACAATTGGGAATGTATGCGTTGGGGCTGTGCCTGAAGAGAATGGTGGGTGTTCTAAAGATACAGTAATCAGGTGATAAACGAAGTTGACTGCCCATCACCTTATTCTCCATGGAAGCTACCAATGATTCAACATCTACCACGGTGTCTGAAACCGGTATCGTCATCTTGCTttccttacttttttttttcttttcctataCGTAGCTGCAATTCCTTCAATATACAGCCACAAAAGtaagaaaaaaatcattaaaaagaatttaggatatgaaattaaagaaaatatgatACTGGCATCTGCTTACCAAGTTCAAATGCGTATACTTCCGGAGGACCACCGCCACCTAATTAAGTTTTCTTTTCAATGGGTCTCTAGAATAATTAGAACAAGGAAACAATAAATTACGAAAATTtgctataaaaaaaacatattatctCACAGCTTTATAATCAGTGGAAGTGTAGAATGATCAGAATTGTATCTCAAATTCTTTTAAATAGGTTTTCTTCTGTACTTATATAAGATTTAAGTAACTCTTAGCTCAAATTGTTTGCTTACTCAAACAATTGCATATTTACGTATGGATACGTAAACATGGTAAGAAAGTGGAAGAGTCATTTGAAATTTTAGAATAAAGATGGAAAGAATCCAAAAAAAGGAGGAGGTTAATTGAAGTCATGATCCATTTCTTTTGCTTCAAGGTGAGAAAAGGTACCTGAATTACTTTATTAAAAACTGACGATCCAAACATTTTGGGACGAAGCTTGATACTTGAATTAAGGTGAGAAAAGTTGATATCCTCTCTTCTCCCTTGGCAAGTTATCCTTTGCTTCAGCTtctcaaacatattttcactctgCCTCATGAT
The sequence above is drawn from the Gossypium hirsutum isolate 1008001.06 chromosome A05, Gossypium_hirsutum_v2.1, whole genome shotgun sequence genome and encodes:
- the LOC107956996 gene encoding UPF0481 protein At3g47200, with protein sequence MTIPVSDTVVDVESLVASMENKVMGSQLRLSPDYCIFRTPTILFRHSPNAYIPNCFAFGPFHRCQPNLKATEKIKVKYLRELLLRSSNPEAMLRECLNSVKEIKGKARDCYAGYIDLAEEEFLEMLVVDGCFIVELFRKDADVVAKENDDPIFSMSCMLQFLNHDLILLENQIPWLVLQLLFDKTKASTETKSLVELALQFFRTMFSYENPINPSLFFEKEIKHILDLLRLSLVLPSEEVELYERKKQLNKQPSEWQPIPSATRLNEAGVKFRRVVNVKSILDIKYSNGVLEIPSLLIQETTETIFRNLISYEQCLPHCKPVFTSYAKIMDNLIDTPHDMEILCKKVVLDNWLSPEDATHFFNKLYNDTYVKDFYYADLCNQLNDHCRKWLPKWRAAYVHNYFSKPWAIAAQIYAIIIFFLTVFQSFKK